Proteins encoded within one genomic window of Edaphobacter lichenicola:
- a CDS encoding class-III pyridoxal-phosphate-dependent aminotransferase, with product MPLWKNRGVNQFEFVSGEGAHLYDGSGRRFLDLTSGWNVANVGWQNRRLLEAFTNQAQQLSFSPSWCWHELRNRLAISLKRYFPMDVDVIGACTGAEAIENALKIARRYSGRHTIVGFRETYHGSTLGALQAGGVPSFRGVDIPQNDLHRFLPLPEPHITEEELGEAISDCVTRKPYPAAILIEPLFSNPGVIEGQPHFFEVLQKAARSVDALIIVDEVGTGFGRTGRMFAFEHLGINPDIVALGKAMGGAVAPISAAIARKPLGDVCKGLAFDSSYAWNPPSCAVALENIQILEDESLIARAHDLGEKIKLQFEQSTGNFGESVGLFGRGLEMAIRLPAGPTGNENLRLLMAQLADENIFAERSRYTNSLLLMPPLTIAETDLDSAIAQIVRILGERKPY from the coding sequence ATGCCCCTCTGGAAGAATCGTGGAGTAAATCAGTTCGAGTTCGTATCCGGTGAGGGAGCCCATCTTTACGACGGCTCGGGGCGTAGATTCCTTGATCTAACCTCGGGATGGAATGTCGCGAACGTAGGCTGGCAAAACCGGCGGTTGCTTGAAGCGTTCACCAATCAAGCTCAGCAGCTCAGTTTCTCACCATCTTGGTGTTGGCATGAACTTCGAAATCGACTAGCCATATCGCTCAAGCGCTACTTTCCGATGGACGTGGACGTAATCGGCGCGTGTACCGGCGCTGAAGCAATCGAAAATGCTCTAAAGATCGCGCGGCGATATTCCGGTCGCCATACGATCGTGGGTTTTCGGGAGACGTATCACGGCTCCACCCTTGGGGCGCTCCAGGCTGGCGGTGTGCCGAGCTTTCGAGGGGTGGACATCCCCCAAAATGATTTACACAGATTTTTGCCGCTACCGGAGCCTCACATAACTGAAGAGGAATTGGGCGAAGCAATTAGTGACTGTGTGACGCGTAAACCTTATCCCGCTGCTATCTTGATCGAACCGCTATTTAGCAATCCTGGTGTGATTGAGGGCCAGCCTCATTTCTTCGAGGTTCTGCAAAAGGCTGCGAGGTCTGTCGATGCGCTCATCATCGTCGACGAAGTCGGAACCGGCTTCGGCCGGACAGGAAGAATGTTCGCTTTCGAACACCTTGGTATCAACCCAGATATTGTGGCGCTTGGAAAAGCCATGGGAGGGGCAGTAGCACCGATATCGGCGGCGATCGCACGCAAACCTCTGGGGGATGTTTGCAAAGGTCTCGCGTTCGATTCGTCCTACGCTTGGAATCCTCCCTCGTGCGCTGTCGCTCTGGAAAACATTCAAATCCTTGAAGACGAGAGCCTGATCGCTCGCGCTCACGATCTTGGGGAGAAGATCAAGCTCCAGTTCGAGCAATCAACTGGGAATTTCGGAGAAAGCGTGGGACTCTTCGGCCGAGGTTTGGAAATGGCGATCCGGTTGCCAGCCGGACCCACCGGAAATGAAAACTTACGATTACTCATGGCCCAACTAGCTGATGAAAACATCTTCGCAGAGCGGTCGCGTTATACGAACTCTCTACTATTGATGCCGCCTCTCACAATCGCAGAGACAGATTTAGATTCAGCGATTGCTCAGATAGTTCGAATTCTAGGTGAGAGAAAACCCTATTGA
- the mak gene encoding fructokinase, with the protein MAEIGMRIGIDLGGTKIEALAIDERGMELARHRVDTPRDDYEATIKAMVALVHQMEAETGKTGTVGAGIPGTISRVTGLVKNANSTWLNGRPFHRDLMATLGREVRVANDANCLAVSEATDGAAAGVRFVYGVILGTGCGGGVALEGCVHDGPNGVAGEWGHNPLPWPKPEESPGPACYCGKNGCMEMWVSGTGIALDYKTVTGRARTTREIVADFAAGDQAAAETVERFEDRLARGLSNVINILDPDVIVVGGGVSRLEHIYDALPKLLPKYVFGGEASTPVVQAKYGDSSGVRGAAWLWPNKRI; encoded by the coding sequence ATGGCAGAGATCGGGATGCGCATCGGGATTGATCTTGGTGGGACAAAAATCGAGGCGCTCGCTATCGATGAACGCGGGATGGAACTGGCTAGGCATCGTGTCGATACGCCTCGAGATGACTATGAGGCAACGATCAAAGCGATGGTTGCGCTGGTTCACCAGATGGAAGCGGAGACTGGAAAGACAGGCACGGTGGGGGCCGGAATTCCAGGTACCATCTCGAGAGTTACAGGGCTGGTTAAGAACGCCAATTCAACGTGGTTGAATGGCCGACCATTTCATAGAGATCTGATGGCTACGCTCGGGCGCGAGGTAAGGGTTGCTAACGATGCAAATTGTCTAGCGGTGTCAGAGGCGACGGACGGTGCCGCCGCCGGTGTGCGCTTTGTGTATGGCGTGATTCTGGGGACTGGGTGCGGAGGCGGAGTTGCTCTGGAGGGATGCGTCCACGACGGTCCGAACGGAGTTGCAGGCGAATGGGGGCACAATCCACTGCCATGGCCGAAGCCTGAAGAATCTCCTGGGCCTGCATGCTACTGCGGGAAGAATGGGTGCATGGAGATGTGGGTCTCGGGCACTGGGATCGCACTGGATTACAAGACCGTGACCGGCAGAGCGCGGACTACGCGAGAGATCGTTGCTGACTTCGCTGCAGGTGATCAGGCTGCGGCGGAGACCGTGGAGCGGTTCGAAGATCGTTTGGCGCGCGGGTTGTCCAATGTGATCAACATACTGGATCCGGATGTCATTGTGGTTGGTGGTGGCGTATCAAGGTTGGAGCATATCTATGATGCATTGCCCAAGTTGCTGCCGAAGTATGTCTTTGGGGGAGAGGCATCGACGCCCGTAGTGCAGGCAAAGTATGGAGATTCCAGCGGGGTCCGCGGCGCGGCATGGCTTTGGCCTAACAAGCGAATTTGA
- a CDS encoding Asd/ArgC dimerization domain-containing protein yields the protein MYRIGIVGASSLAGKELSEELGESSLGTSDFVLLDEEEAAGQVTAAGDEVAFIQRLEASSFERMDFVFFAGDAAVTKKHWQTARRAGASIVDLTYALDGEKDVLVRAPWVTEVLADKSALASPEPDLKTPALVAAHPVAVMLALVAGRLHAKLALTSVAATVMEPASEYGRAAMDELHQQTVTLLSFQTLPREQYDAQVAFNLLPSLGDAAKVKLSTTEKRIRKHYAGLADSLLPELALQLVQAPVFHGYVVSMLVEFSAGVTKEEIEAALGGEHIDVVSEESDPPSNLSAAGQEDIMVRVSGDSGENERGRRFWLWLAADNLKLAALNAIACGAELRRLRPRGKVQ from the coding sequence ATGTATCGAATCGGAATCGTTGGGGCATCTTCGCTCGCCGGTAAGGAGCTGAGTGAGGAGTTGGGCGAGTCGTCGCTGGGCACATCGGATTTTGTGCTGCTCGACGAAGAAGAGGCTGCGGGACAAGTGACTGCCGCTGGCGATGAGGTTGCGTTTATACAGAGGCTCGAAGCATCGTCTTTCGAACGGATGGACTTCGTTTTTTTTGCTGGCGATGCAGCAGTGACGAAGAAGCATTGGCAGACGGCACGACGCGCGGGGGCGAGTATTGTCGACCTGACCTATGCATTGGACGGCGAGAAGGACGTTCTGGTTCGAGCGCCGTGGGTGACTGAGGTGCTTGCAGACAAAAGCGCGCTTGCGAGCCCGGAGCCGGATTTGAAGACGCCTGCTCTTGTGGCTGCGCATCCGGTCGCCGTGATGCTTGCCCTGGTTGCTGGAAGACTGCACGCGAAGCTGGCTCTGACGAGTGTAGCTGCAACCGTTATGGAGCCTGCGTCAGAGTATGGTCGTGCCGCGATGGATGAGTTGCATCAGCAGACGGTCACGCTGCTTTCGTTTCAGACGCTGCCACGGGAACAGTATGATGCGCAGGTGGCATTCAATCTGTTGCCTTCGCTGGGCGATGCTGCAAAGGTGAAGTTGAGCACCACCGAAAAGCGTATCCGCAAACACTATGCCGGGCTTGCTGATTCGCTGCTGCCTGAGCTGGCACTGCAGCTCGTTCAGGCGCCGGTGTTTCACGGATATGTCGTTTCGATGCTGGTGGAGTTTTCGGCAGGGGTGACGAAGGAAGAGATAGAGGCTGCGCTAGGCGGAGAACATATAGACGTTGTCAGCGAGGAATCCGACCCGCCGAGCAACCTGAGTGCGGCGGGGCAGGAGGACATTATGGTACGAGTGAGCGGAGACTCTGGGGAGAACGAGCGAGGAAGACGCTTCTGGCTTTGGCTCGCTGCGGACAATCTGAAGCTGGCGGCGCTGAATGCGATTGCATGCGGTGCGGAGCTGCGCAGGTTGCGTCCCCGCGGCAAGGTGCAGTAG
- the pssA gene encoding CDP-diacylglycerol--serine O-phosphatidyltransferase produces the protein MEDAQIGTDGKIRRQPSRGMYVLPSLFTAGNMAAGYYAITQSIQGSVADQSYFDRAALALGIAVLFDGLDGIIARMTNTTSDFGKELDSLADVITFGVAPSLLAYIWGFRMLPLMAHPEARQQIVHIGVFVCFIFLICGASRLARFNISINPQPRNPGRPGKKYFVGMPIPAGAGVISSVIHFQHGSPIDSPWIALVWLCLLLFTSFLMVSNWRFWSAKEITLGKRHPFQLVAVIAFIGALIVLYSEYMLIILAMAYLVSGVVARLAYSWGRERRHSTV, from the coding sequence ATGGAGGACGCGCAGATCGGGACCGACGGGAAGATAAGGCGGCAGCCTAGTCGCGGGATGTATGTGCTGCCTTCGCTATTTACGGCGGGCAATATGGCTGCTGGATACTACGCAATTACGCAGAGTATTCAGGGGTCGGTTGCAGATCAGAGTTACTTTGATCGAGCTGCGCTGGCGCTTGGGATTGCCGTTTTGTTTGATGGTCTCGATGGCATCATCGCACGAATGACCAACACAACGAGCGACTTTGGGAAAGAACTCGACTCGCTGGCGGACGTGATTACGTTTGGCGTGGCACCGAGTTTGCTGGCTTATATCTGGGGTTTCCGAATGCTGCCGCTGATGGCGCATCCGGAGGCGCGACAACAGATCGTGCATATCGGAGTGTTTGTCTGCTTTATCTTTTTGATCTGCGGTGCCAGTCGACTGGCGCGATTTAACATCAGCATCAATCCGCAGCCTCGCAATCCGGGACGGCCGGGCAAGAAATATTTTGTGGGCATGCCGATTCCAGCAGGTGCGGGTGTAATCAGCTCGGTGATTCACTTTCAGCATGGATCGCCGATCGACAGCCCGTGGATAGCGCTGGTATGGCTGTGCCTGCTGCTGTTCACCAGCTTTTTGATGGTGAGCAACTGGCGGTTCTGGAGTGCAAAAGAGATCACACTCGGCAAGCGTCATCCCTTTCAACTGGTGGCGGTGATAGCGTTTATAGGAGCGCTGATTGTGCTCTATTCGGAGTACATGCTGATCATCCTGGCGATGGCGTACCTGGTGTCTGGTGTGGTGGCTCGGCTTGCGTATTCGTGGGGTAGAGAGCGACGGCACTCCACGGTGTAA
- a CDS encoding phosphatidylserine decarboxylase, giving the protein MVRDGFFYALGLGVVAAALWYLNMPIALVALPVVLAAFFLWFFRDPNRTIPQAPGQIVSPGDGVVTEAEWIETISGSRLRLSIFLNVFDVHVNRSPVGGVVKVCEFRKGEFMNAMKPESVLNNEQTLITIDAGGYEVSFKQIAGLLARRIVCNLKVGDRVERGQRIGLIKFGSRVDVLMPAAANLKVKTGARVKGGSTVLAVLPEQSLRNTTAVVA; this is encoded by the coding sequence ATGGTGCGAGACGGTTTTTTCTATGCCTTAGGGCTCGGGGTTGTGGCGGCGGCGCTCTGGTATCTGAACATGCCGATTGCGTTAGTGGCGCTACCGGTGGTGCTGGCGGCCTTCTTTTTGTGGTTTTTTCGCGATCCCAACAGGACGATTCCGCAGGCGCCGGGACAGATTGTGTCTCCTGGCGACGGTGTGGTGACAGAAGCGGAGTGGATCGAGACGATTAGCGGGAGCCGGTTGCGGCTCAGCATCTTTCTGAATGTCTTTGATGTGCATGTGAACCGGTCGCCGGTGGGCGGAGTCGTGAAGGTATGCGAGTTTCGCAAGGGCGAATTTATGAATGCGATGAAGCCGGAGTCGGTGTTGAACAACGAGCAGACTCTGATCACGATCGATGCCGGAGGATACGAGGTCAGCTTCAAGCAGATCGCAGGACTGTTGGCGCGGCGCATCGTTTGTAACCTGAAGGTGGGCGACCGGGTGGAGCGCGGACAGAGAATCGGACTTATCAAATTTGGGTCGCGGGTAGATGTGCTGATGCCGGCAGCGGCGAATCTGAAGGTGAAGACGGGGGCTCGCGTGAAGGGTGGATCGACCGTGCTGGCCGTGCTCCCCGAGCAATCGCTAAGAAACACGACCGCAGTGGTGGCCTGA
- a CDS encoding DUF465 domain-containing protein → MQTGKFTELPHPASFPSIQQLMQEHSLYDRRLDTLRSKLFLTDSEQLEEVRLKKLKLSLKDEMERLRRLGAS, encoded by the coding sequence GTGCAAACTGGCAAGTTCACCGAGCTGCCCCATCCTGCGTCGTTTCCTTCCATTCAACAATTAATGCAAGAACATAGCCTTTACGATCGCAGGCTGGATACGCTGCGGTCCAAGTTATTTCTCACCGACTCGGAGCAGTTGGAAGAGGTAAGACTGAAGAAGCTGAAGCTGAGTTTGAAGGATGAGATGGAACGGCTTCGGCGTCTGGGAGCATCCTAA